Proteins encoded within one genomic window of Spiroplasma endosymbiont of Agriotes lineatus:
- a CDS encoding energy-coupling factor transporter ATPase, which yields MSKKLIIDNPSNLIKFNNVSYIYAPKSPFQFQALKNVNVWIKDHIITAIIGSTGSGKSTLIQHINGLLIPTVGQVIVGDFLIKAKQRKVKNQKLLRKSVGLVFQFPEYQLFEETIEKDIMFGPLNFGVKKDEARLKAAKYLKLVGLGQEYLTRSPFDLSGGQKRRVAIAGILAIEGHTLILDEPTAGLDPDGEEELMKLFFKFNKQNKKRIILVTHNMDHVLQYADEVVVLKNGQLYHQSVPVSLFANVRLIKEINIEPPKIFRFLQKLKDNGFDISGINARTVEDLVTQLAQRINSK from the coding sequence ATGTCAAAAAAATTAATTATTGATAATCCATCTAATTTAATTAAATTTAATAATGTTAGTTATATTTATGCTCCTAAAAGTCCATTCCAATTTCAGGCTTTAAAAAATGTTAATGTTTGAATAAAAGATCATATTATTACGGCAATTATTGGTTCTACTGGTAGTGGAAAATCAACTTTAATTCAACATATTAATGGATTATTAATTCCAACAGTGGGGCAAGTTATTGTTGGCGATTTTCTGATTAAAGCAAAACAAAGAAAAGTTAAAAATCAGAAGTTATTACGAAAATCGGTGGGGTTAGTTTTTCAATTTCCGGAATATCAATTATTTGAAGAAACAATTGAAAAGGATATTATGTTTGGTCCTTTAAACTTTGGTGTTAAAAAAGATGAAGCCCGACTTAAAGCTGCTAAATATTTAAAACTTGTGGGATTAGGTCAAGAATATTTAACTCGTTCGCCTTTTGATTTATCTGGTGGCCAAAAAAGAAGAGTAGCGATTGCTGGAATTTTGGCGATTGAAGGTCATACTTTAATTTTAGATGAACCAACAGCCGGCTTAGATCCTGACGGAGAAGAAGAGTTAATGAAGTTATTTTTTAAATTTAATAAACAAAATAAAAAACGCATTATTCTTGTTACTCATAATATGGATCATGTTTTGCAATACGCTGATGAGGTTGTTGTTTTAAAAAATGGTCAATTGTATCATCAAAGTGTTCCTGTTAGTCTTTTTGCTAATGTTCGATTAATTAAAGAAATTAATATTGAACCGCCAAAAATTTTTCGTTTTTTACAAAAGTTAAAAGATAATGGTTTTGATATTAGTGGTATTAATGCTCGGACTGTTGAAGATCTAGTAACCCAATTAGCACAAAGAATTAATAGTAAATAG
- a CDS encoding energy-coupling factor transporter transmembrane protein EcfT produces MNISFGRYLPYNSLIHRLDPRIKMLSIIALIATVFISTGFTGYILTGTVIISIFFISKLPLPLLFSLFKFVIFVTLVLLVLNFFLIKPEFDTDKQPLWDTVGLIYQPAKFKILIVSWKAILTTLYISLRIYLMVLVTTILTSTTKPLDLTLALEDLMWSLKLIKIPVHIISIIISMALRMLPTLFEEAMRIKKAQASRGMDSKNGKFKDKIKSIISLIIPLLVSSFQKAEDMAYAMDVRGYDPHQKRTRFRQYRIGFLDVFILILIFSFLSLMVVLSTNIGIEWLNSCDVWKPMRYVDQFVWRSIIY; encoded by the coding sequence ATGAATATATCATTTGGGCGGTATTTGCCATATAATTCTCTTATTCATCGCCTAGACCCTAGAATTAAAATGTTATCAATAATTGCTTTAATTGCAACGGTTTTTATTAGCACTGGTTTTACCGGTTATATTTTAACCGGAACAGTAATTATTAGTATTTTCTTTATTTCTAAATTACCATTACCATTATTATTTTCTTTATTTAAGTTTGTTATTTTTGTAACTCTAGTATTATTAGTATTAAATTTCTTTCTTATTAAGCCAGAATTTGATACGGATAAACAACCACTTTGAGATACAGTAGGTCTTATATATCAACCAGCTAAGTTTAAGATACTTATTGTGTCTTGAAAAGCGATTTTAACGACATTATATATTTCTTTAAGAATTTATTTGATGGTTTTAGTGACAACGATTTTGACATCAACAACAAAACCATTAGATTTGACATTAGCTTTGGAAGATTTAATGTGATCTTTGAAACTAATTAAAATTCCCGTTCATATTATTTCAATTATCATTTCAATGGCATTAAGAATGTTACCAACTTTATTTGAAGAAGCAATGCGAATTAAAAAAGCACAAGCATCAAGAGGAATGGATTCTAAAAATGGTAAATTTAAAGATAAAATTAAATCAATCATTTCTTTAATTATTCCTTTACTAGTATCATCATTTCAAAAAGCTGAGGATATGGCTTATGCAATGGATGTTCGAGGTTATGATCCCCATCAAAAAAGAACAAGATTTCGTCAATATCGGATTGGATTTTTAGACGTATTCATTTTAATTTTAATTTTTAGTTTTTTATCATTAATGGTGGTATTATCTACTAATATTGGTATTGAATGATTAAATAGTTGCGATGTTTGAAAGCCGATGCGTTATGTTGATCAGTTTGTTTGACGATCAATAATATATTAA
- a CDS encoding DNA translocase FtsK: MYDEICDFVIANKKIFASLIQRRFGVGYNRAARLIDRFRN, translated from the coding sequence TTGTATGATGAAATTTGTGATTTTGTTATTGCGAATAAAAAGATATTCGCTTCATTAATTCAAAGAAGATTTGGTGTTGGTTATAATCGGGCAGCAAGATTAATTGATAGGTTTAGAAACTAA
- the uvrC gene encoding excinuclease ABC subunit UvrC, protein MIGLETNDVVGPQNGSKPREVLIMNKRVGILIMAWFKPFFLQEKIKNLPQGSGCYQFYNETQQLIYVGKAKNIQHRVNNYFSKVHNFKTTKLVREIADVAYILTINEKEALLLEYNLIKDNRPRYNILLNDDKTYPYIKITDENNPEYRFVRKVKKDNGKYYGPFPDGSGAREVLKILQQLFPLRRCKGSLGASCLYYHLQLCSGACFKEVPWEYYALMKKKINDFFQGKNQNIKNKIIERMQQAAINLQYEEAQRLKNVLDKLQLFISNQFVQFPDFRNRDFIGYAIKDHKLSITALFYRNGQLLSKDEQIFTLFNDDLTDAMRNYLQQLYTNNIVPQELYVANIVLDDLAEALNIKIINKINKKMQEIISLATKNAQELLKQQLVDSYQIKYRYYEIVEQLGNILKIATPQYIEIIDIANLGHDNVIGGVIVYKNGQAIKKLFRRYKIQIEQQGDYHYLQNLVYRRYWKKLMNKEPMPELIIVDGGKLQIDSVQLQLKNLNINLPIVGLVKNSHHKTDYLLDNKGCRLDIAKKSALFHWLTKVQEEVHNYTILFHRQQQTNSLFVNSLKKVKGLGELTIKKLYQQFETLTKMKAVSFAELNAIIKNKTITKELIAYLKDN, encoded by the coding sequence TTGATAGGTTTAGAAACTAATGATGTTGTTGGGCCGCAAAATGGGTCCAAACCTCGTGAAGTTTTGATTATGAATAAAAGAGTAGGAATTTTGATAATGGCGTGATTTAAACCCTTTTTTTTACAAGAAAAAATTAAAAATTTACCACAAGGTTCGGGATGTTATCAGTTTTATAATGAAACTCAGCAATTAATTTATGTTGGTAAAGCAAAAAATATTCAACATCGGGTAAATAATTATTTTAGTAAAGTTCATAATTTTAAAACTACTAAATTAGTTCGTGAAATTGCTGATGTTGCTTATATTTTAACAATTAATGAAAAAGAAGCATTATTGTTGGAATATAATTTAATTAAAGACAACCGTCCCCGATATAATATTTTATTAAATGATGATAAAACATATCCTTATATTAAAATTACTGATGAAAATAATCCTGAATATCGTTTTGTTCGTAAAGTTAAAAAAGATAATGGTAAATATTATGGTCCTTTTCCTGATGGTTCGGGCGCTAGAGAAGTTTTAAAGATATTGCAACAATTATTTCCTTTGCGAAGATGTAAAGGAAGTTTAGGGGCGTCGTGTTTATATTATCATCTGCAATTATGTTCCGGCGCTTGTTTTAAAGAGGTTCCTTGGGAATATTATGCCTTGATGAAAAAGAAAATTAATGATTTTTTTCAAGGAAAAAATCAAAATATTAAAAATAAAATTATTGAGCGAATGCAACAAGCAGCGATTAATTTACAATATGAAGAAGCACAAAGATTAAAAAATGTCTTAGATAAGTTACAATTATTTATTTCTAATCAATTTGTTCAATTTCCTGATTTTCGTAATCGTGATTTTATTGGTTATGCTATTAAAGATCATAAATTATCAATAACAGCATTATTTTATCGTAATGGACAATTGCTTTCTAAAGATGAACAAATTTTTACTTTATTTAATGATGATTTAACTGATGCAATGAGAAATTATTTACAACAGTTATATACTAATAATATTGTCCCCCAAGAATTATATGTTGCTAATATTGTTTTAGATGATTTAGCAGAAGCATTAAATATTAAAATTATTAATAAGATTAATAAAAAAATGCAAGAAATAATTTCTTTAGCTACTAAGAATGCTCAAGAATTATTAAAGCAACAACTTGTTGATTCCTATCAAATTAAATATCGTTATTATGAGATTGTTGAACAATTAGGAAATATTTTAAAAATCGCGACGCCACAATATATTGAAATTATTGATATTGCTAATTTAGGACATGATAATGTTATTGGTGGGGTTATTGTTTATAAAAATGGTCAAGCAATTAAAAAACTGTTTCGTCGTTATAAAATTCAAATTGAACAACAAGGGGATTATCATTATTTGCAAAATTTAGTTTATCGTCGTTATTGAAAAAAATTAATGAATAAGGAACCAATGCCGGAGTTGATTATTGTTGATGGTGGTAAGTTGCAAATTGATAGTGTGCAGTTGCAATTGAAAAATTTAAATATTAATTTACCAATTGTTGGTCTTGTTAAAAATAGTCATCATAAAACTGATTATTTATTAGATAATAAAGGTTGTCGGTTGGATATTGCTAAAAAGAGTGCTTTATTTCATTGATTAACTAAAGTTCAAGAAGAGGTACATAATTATACAATTTTATTTCATCGTCAACAACAAACTAATTCTTTATTTGTTAATTCGTTAAAAAAAGTTAAAGGATTAGGTGAGTTAACTATTAAAAAGTTATATCAACAGTTTGAAACATTAACAAAAATGAAAGCAGTTTCATTTGCCGAATTAAATGCTATTATTAAAAATAAAACAATAACAAAGGAGTTAATTGCTTATTTAAAAGATAATTAA
- a CDS encoding fructose-specific PTS transporter subunit EIIC, whose protein sequence is MNVNLLKLNNIVFNLDVNSQDDVFNEIARLAVKSNIINSQDDTILITALKAREALASTGTGAGLAIPHVQNDVIKKPTVMFLRFKQKMDWKAIDDQPVQIAIVLLVPKIQASDLHLNILSSIAKRLLDEKVKEILTSSLSKEEIINALFCEETKEQKIVSKPINILAITACPVGVAHTYIAADKLKQAAKKLGYGINVETHGAVGVKNSFTNEDITNADAVLIASDIGIDLNRFANKKILQVKVSQAIKNPEQLLIDALNSNKVLSAINFSTKNKQDSNSILKHFMTGVSYMVPFVILGGILVALSISLAKIITGNNNATPNDIEFLKYLNIIGASAMYLMIPILGGFIAYSIAGRAALVPAMTASLIGNEGNNFFKFFKVNIIDSVTNKPIDMVPMGFVGALIAGLVAGYLVKWINSWKVPQSLSAAIPIFVIPILVGGLLSLIFIFVIGAPISYVMTWVQYGLSWVYGNQNIGLDIAFGMGLLIGAMAGFDIGGPINKVAFFTASTLVTMKIYQPMGTMAAAIPVAPLGMGLSTIIFRKYFDAESRQAGIASLIMGTIGISEGAIPFAIKDPKRAIIANVIGSSIAGGIAGIFSIQNYAQHGGPIMAFLGAVPYGSQTAIFLIIIAVGALITCFSYGLLLMIKNNELNLKKYNFMKYINWFKRGK, encoded by the coding sequence ATGAATGTAAACTTATTAAAATTAAACAATATTGTTTTTAATCTTGATGTTAATAGTCAAGATGATGTTTTTAATGAAATTGCTCGTTTAGCTGTTAAAAGCAATATTATTAACAGTCAAGATGATACTATTTTAATTACAGCGCTAAAAGCAAGAGAAGCTTTAGCATCAACGGGAACGGGTGCAGGTTTAGCTATTCCACATGTCCAAAATGATGTCATTAAAAAACCAACAGTAATGTTTTTACGTTTTAAACAAAAAATGGATTGAAAAGCAATTGATGATCAACCTGTACAAATAGCAATTGTTTTACTTGTTCCTAAAATTCAAGCTAGTGATTTACACTTAAATATTTTAAGTTCCATTGCTAAAAGATTATTAGATGAAAAAGTTAAAGAAATTTTAACAAGTAGCCTTAGTAAAGAAGAAATTATTAATGCTTTGTTTTGCGAAGAAACTAAAGAACAAAAGATAGTATCAAAACCAATAAATATTTTAGCCATTACTGCTTGTCCGGTTGGTGTTGCTCATACTTATATTGCTGCTGACAAGTTAAAACAAGCAGCAAAGAAGTTAGGTTATGGCATTAATGTGGAAACTCATGGAGCAGTGGGAGTTAAAAATTCATTTACTAATGAAGATATTACTAATGCTGATGCAGTTTTAATTGCATCTGATATTGGGATTGATTTAAATCGTTTTGCTAATAAAAAAATTTTACAAGTTAAAGTAAGTCAAGCAATTAAAAATCCTGAGCAATTATTAATTGATGCTTTAAATAGTAATAAAGTATTGTCTGCAATTAATTTTAGTACTAAAAATAAACAAGATAGTAATTCTATTTTAAAACACTTTATGACCGGTGTTAGTTATATGGTACCTTTTGTTATTTTGGGAGGAATTTTAGTTGCACTATCTATCAGTTTAGCAAAAATTATTACAGGAAACAATAATGCTACGCCTAATGATATTGAATTTTTAAAATATTTAAATATTATTGGGGCTAGTGCCATGTATTTAATGATTCCCATTTTAGGAGGTTTTATTGCTTATTCAATTGCTGGCAGGGCTGCTTTAGTGCCCGCAATGACAGCATCATTAATAGGAAACGAGGGAAATAATTTTTTTAAGTTTTTTAAAGTAAATATTATTGACTCGGTTACAAATAAACCAATCGATATGGTGCCAATGGGTTTTGTTGGTGCACTAATTGCTGGATTGGTGGCAGGATATTTAGTAAAATGAATTAATTCATGAAAAGTACCACAATCACTATCAGCCGCCATTCCAATTTTTGTTATTCCCATTTTGGTTGGAGGATTGTTATCTTTAATATTTATTTTTGTTATTGGTGCGCCAATTTCTTATGTTATGACTTGAGTGCAGTATGGTTTATCCTGAGTTTATGGTAATCAAAATATTGGTTTAGACATTGCCTTTGGAATGGGGTTATTAATTGGGGCAATGGCGGGATTTGACATTGGTGGTCCAATTAATAAAGTTGCTTTCTTTACTGCTAGTACATTAGTTACAATGAAAATTTATCAACCAATGGGGACAATGGCGGCGGCTATTCCGGTAGCACCACTTGGAATGGGTTTAAGTACAATAATTTTTCGTAAATATTTTGATGCTGAAAGTCGACAAGCAGGAATTGCCTCATTAATTATGGGAACAATTGGCATATCTGAAGGTGCAATTCCCTTTGCAATTAAGGATCCTAAACGAGCTATTATTGCTAATGTTATTGGTTCATCAATTGCTGGCGGAATAGCGGGAATCTTTTCAATTCAAAACTATGCCCAACACGGAGGGCCAATTATGGCATTCCTTGGAGCAGTTCCATATGGGTCACAAACAGCAATTTTTTTAATTATCATTGCTGTTGGAGCCTTAATAACTTGCTTTTCATATGGACTATTACTAATGATAAAAAATAATGAATTAAATTTAAAAAAATATAATTTTATGAAATATATTAATTGATTTAAAAGAGGGAAATAA
- a CDS encoding type I phosphomannose isomerase catalytic subunit — protein MSQILKLKPQFLKKIWGSHRLQNWGYDINNKTKTGEAWVISALDSNPSIIINGSFQGLALKEFYEKNKNLFNLTYNEFPLLSKIITSDDYLSVQVHPNDEYAKAHHQSLGKAECWYILDCPQNAKIIYGHNANDNQQLTTMINEKQWKHFLKEVAIVPGDFLYVPPGKVHAITPGVTIFELQQSSDITYRLYDFDRKDDEGNLRALHLKDSLATITVPDNNLDVIHRENGLLVNNEYFSLYLINNSLPTTYDFNETKWLQLTIVSGAGTINDEPFKMGESAIILDDKIMQLVITGTIKLLVSYCR, from the coding sequence ATGTCACAAATTTTAAAATTAAAACCGCAATTTCTTAAAAAAATATGAGGTTCCCATCGCCTTCAAAATTGAGGATATGATATTAATAATAAAACAAAAACGGGGGAAGCTTGAGTAATTAGTGCTTTAGATTCAAATCCTAGTATTATTATTAATGGTTCATTTCAAGGATTAGCGTTAAAAGAGTTTTATGAAAAAAATAAAAATTTATTTAATTTAACTTATAATGAATTTCCATTATTAAGTAAGATTATTACTAGTGATGATTATTTAAGTGTTCAAGTTCATCCCAATGATGAATATGCTAAAGCTCATCATCAAAGTCTAGGAAAAGCAGAGTGTTGATATATTCTTGATTGCCCCCAAAATGCTAAAATTATTTATGGTCATAACGCTAATGATAATCAACAGTTAACAACAATGATTAATGAAAAGCAATGAAAGCATTTTTTAAAAGAAGTTGCCATCGTTCCAGGAGATTTTTTATATGTTCCGCCTGGTAAGGTTCATGCGATAACCCCCGGAGTTACAATTTTTGAATTACAACAATCATCCGACATTACTTATCGTCTTTATGATTTTGATCGTAAAGATGATGAAGGAAATTTACGAGCATTACATTTAAAAGATAGTTTAGCAACAATTACTGTTCCTGATAATAACTTAGATGTTATTCATCGTGAAAATGGATTATTAGTTAATAATGAATATTTTTCATTATATTTAATTAATAATTCATTGCCAACAACTTATGATTTTAATGAAACTAAGTGATTACAATTAACGATTGTTAGTGGGGCGGGAACAATTAATGATGAGCCTTTTAAAATGGGCGAATCAGCAATCATTTTAGATGATAAAATAATGCAATTAGTAATTACAGGAACAATAAAATTACTAGTTAGTTATTGTAGATAA
- a CDS encoding IS3 family transposase (programmed frameshift), giving the protein MGNKTSYSEEFKKQIVMLYKNGKSVINLGKEYNLPKPTIYSWVKNYNNSGSFKAKDNRKLEENEIITLRKELKDLKMENDIFKASRTDNGQKITIINSNKKKYSIRKMCKLLNISKSNYYYQINKYTRKIVNNYNQEIIGAFNEIRQVYGARKIKVVLAHKSINLSKHKIRNIIKNNNLISKHTKTRLKCKNIQVNNDPVNNIVNRDFNNRKINEIIVSDLTYIKVGFKWFYVCLLIDLYNREIVGYSSEPNKNTELVYQAIMRITRPLSKIEIFHTDQGSEFKNNIIDQLLSTFKIQRSLSTKGYPYDNAVAEATYKVFKTEFINGRKFNDLAQLELELFDYINWYNNLRIHGSLNYLSPVTFRKQMSI; this is encoded by the exons ATGGGAAATAAAACCTCATACTCTGAAGAATTTAAAAAACAAATTGTCATGCTATACAAAAATGGCAAAAGTGTTATTAATTTAGGGAAAGAATATAATTTACCAAAACCAACTATTTATAGTTGAGTTAAAAATTATAATAATTCTGGTTCATTTAAAGCAAAAGACAATCGCAAACTAGAAGAAAATGAAATAATAACTTTACGAAAAGAACTTAAAGACTTGAAAATGGAAAATGACATTT TTAAAGCAAGCCGCACTGATAATGGCCAAAAAATAACAATAATTAATAGCAATAAGAAAAAATATTCAATAAGAAAAATGTGTAAATTATTAAATATTTCAAAATCCAATTACTATTATCAAATTAATAAATACACAAGGAAAATAGTGAATAATTATAATCAAGAAATTATCGGTGCATTTAACGAAATCCGCCAAGTCTATGGAGCTCGAAAAATCAAAGTAGTATTAGCTCATAAAAGTATTAACCTATCTAAACACAAAATTAGAAATATTATAAAAAACAATAATTTGATATCAAAGCACACAAAAACAAGACTTAAATGCAAAAATATTCAAGTAAATAATGATCCAGTAAATAACATTGTAAACCGAGACTTTAATAATAGAAAAATAAATGAAATTATCGTTAGTGACTTAACTTATATAAAAGTGGGTTTTAAATGATTTTATGTATGTCTCCTAATTGATTTGTATAATCGCGAGATTGTTGGTTATAGTTCCGAACCAAATAAAAATACGGAGTTGGTTTATCAAGCTATTATGCGAATTACTAGACCATTATCAAAAATTGAAATATTTCATACCGACCAAGGTAGTGAGTTTAAAAATAATATAATTGATCAATTATTATCTACATTTAAAATTCAAAGATCATTGAGTACGAAGGGTTATCCTTATGATAATGCAGTTGCTGAAGCAACTTATAAAGTTTTTAAAACAGAATTTATTAATGGTAGAAAATTCAATGATCTTGCACAATTAGAACTTGAATTATTTGATTACATTAATTGATACAATAATCTTAGAATACATGGCAGTTTAAATTATTTATCTCCAGTTACTTTTAGAAAACAAATGTCTATATAA